In Fodinicola acaciae, the following proteins share a genomic window:
- the tyrS gene encoding tyrosine--tRNA ligase, which translates to MTHILDDLAWRGLIAQSTDLDALRAAMDTGPITYYVGFDPTAPSLHFGNLMQVLTARRLQLAGHRPLALVGGATGLIGDPKSTSERTLNPPEVVASWVEKIKAQIEPFLDFTGDNAATVVNNLDWTAPMSAIDFLRDIGKHFRVNKMLAKEAVAARLQSDAGINYTEFSYQILQGMDFLELYRRHGCVLQTGGSDQWGNLTAGVDLIHRVEGVSVHALATPLILKADGTKFGKTETGTVWLDPELTSPYAFYQVFVNADDVKVIDYLKTMSFRSREEIEALEEAVASRPGAREAQRALAEDLTTLLHGETACRQVIAASQALFGRGELAELDEKTLASALAEAGSVEVPDPVPTLAELLRDSGLCKGLGDARRTVAEGGAYVNNVRATDADAPPPAESLLFGSWLVLRRGRRNVAGVRVKR; encoded by the coding sequence GTGACCCACATTCTCGACGACCTGGCCTGGCGCGGACTCATCGCCCAGTCCACCGACCTGGACGCGCTGCGCGCCGCGATGGACACCGGCCCGATCACCTACTACGTGGGCTTTGACCCGACCGCGCCGAGCCTGCACTTCGGCAACCTGATGCAGGTGCTCACCGCCCGCCGGCTGCAGCTGGCCGGCCACCGGCCGCTCGCCCTGGTGGGCGGCGCGACCGGACTGATCGGCGACCCGAAGTCGACGAGCGAGCGGACGCTGAACCCGCCCGAGGTGGTGGCCAGCTGGGTGGAGAAGATCAAGGCGCAGATCGAGCCGTTCCTCGACTTCACCGGTGACAATGCGGCGACCGTGGTGAACAACCTGGACTGGACGGCGCCAATGTCGGCGATCGACTTCCTCCGCGACATCGGCAAGCACTTCCGGGTGAACAAGATGCTCGCCAAGGAGGCGGTCGCCGCGCGGCTGCAGTCCGACGCCGGCATCAACTACACCGAGTTCAGCTACCAGATCCTGCAGGGGATGGACTTCCTGGAGCTGTACCGGCGACATGGCTGCGTGTTGCAGACCGGGGGCTCGGACCAGTGGGGCAACCTGACCGCCGGCGTCGACCTGATCCACCGGGTGGAGGGGGTGAGCGTCCACGCGCTCGCCACGCCGCTGATCCTGAAGGCCGACGGCACCAAGTTCGGCAAGACCGAGACGGGTACGGTCTGGCTCGATCCGGAGCTGACCTCGCCGTACGCCTTCTATCAGGTGTTCGTCAACGCCGACGATGTGAAGGTCATCGACTACCTCAAGACGATGTCGTTCCGGTCCCGCGAGGAGATCGAGGCGCTTGAGGAGGCGGTCGCCAGCCGGCCAGGTGCGCGAGAGGCGCAGCGTGCGCTCGCCGAGGATCTGACCACGTTGTTGCACGGCGAGACCGCGTGCCGGCAGGTGATCGCGGCGAGCCAGGCGCTGTTCGGGCGGGGCGAGCTGGCCGAGCTGGACGAGAAGACGTTGGCGTCCGCGCTGGCCGAGGCCGGCTCGGTCGAGGTGCCCGATCCGGTGCCCACGCTCGCCGAGCTGCTGCGGGATTCGGGGCTGTGCAAGGGACTTGGCGATGCCCGGCGGACCGTCGCAGAGGGCGGTGCGTACGTCAACAACGTACGCGCGACCGACGCGGATGCGCCGCCGCCGGCGGAGTCTTTGCTGTTCGGAAGCTGGTTGGTGTTGCGCCGCGGCCGGCGCAACGTGGCCGGCGTACGCGTCAAGCGCTGA
- a CDS encoding DUF2550 domain-containing protein produces the protein MQLIEIVAIVIAAAVLLLAAIYLRRHLLRRSGGTIEMSVRLHTGGRGWGWAFGVARFTGDQLQWFRIFSLWPGPKRTYARPSMEVVRRRSPTGPETLALPPGAIVLTCTHRGHRVEVAMADAALTGFLSWLEAAAPGAPFISDRAAS, from the coding sequence ATGCAGCTCATCGAGATCGTCGCGATCGTCATCGCGGCCGCGGTGCTGCTGCTGGCCGCGATCTACCTGCGCCGCCACCTGCTGCGCCGGTCCGGCGGCACCATTGAGATGAGCGTACGTCTGCACACCGGCGGCCGCGGCTGGGGCTGGGCCTTCGGCGTCGCGCGGTTCACCGGCGACCAGCTTCAATGGTTCCGGATCTTCAGCCTGTGGCCCGGCCCGAAGCGTACCTATGCGCGGCCCTCCATGGAGGTCGTACGCCGCCGTTCTCCCACCGGCCCAGAGACCCTCGCCCTGCCGCCCGGCGCGATCGTCCTCACCTGCACCCACCGCGGCCACCGCGTCGAAGTAGCGATGGCCGACGCGGCCCTCACCGGCTTCCTGTCGTGGCTAGAAGCCGCCGCCCCCGGAGCCCCCTTCATCTCCGACCGAGCCGCCAGCTGA
- a CDS encoding TIGR03086 family metal-binding protein → MTVAYPAAELAYGIGLLERALSYALGTVRDLAGDPLIGPTPCQRWNLRQLVCHLNESLAALQEGIEGGSISPPEPEVGAADPVIAFRQAATRLLGCWARSEGEPITVAGCPLTAITVATTGAIEVAVHGWDVSQATGRRQPVPAPLARDLLPIVPMVISDADRPVLFGPAVTPPLLASPGDQLVALLGRDPWT, encoded by the coding sequence ATGACCGTCGCCTACCCGGCCGCGGAGCTCGCGTACGGGATCGGACTGCTGGAGCGCGCGCTCAGCTACGCGTTGGGGACCGTACGAGACCTGGCCGGGGATCCGCTGATCGGCCCGACGCCCTGCCAGCGGTGGAACCTGCGGCAGCTGGTGTGCCACCTCAACGAGTCGCTGGCCGCGCTGCAGGAAGGCATCGAAGGCGGCAGCATCAGCCCACCGGAGCCGGAGGTCGGCGCCGCCGACCCGGTGATCGCGTTTCGGCAGGCCGCGACGCGGCTGCTCGGCTGCTGGGCCCGTTCGGAGGGCGAACCGATCACCGTGGCCGGCTGCCCGCTGACCGCGATCACGGTGGCGACGACCGGCGCCATCGAGGTGGCCGTACACGGCTGGGACGTGTCGCAGGCGACCGGACGGCGACAACCCGTGCCGGCGCCGCTCGCGCGTGACCTGCTGCCGATCGTGCCGATGGTGATCAGCGACGCGGACCGCCCGGTGTTGTTCGGCCCGGCCGTCACGCCGCCGCTGCTGGCGAGCCCGGGCGACCAGCTGGTGGCGCTCCTCGGCCGCGATCCCTGGACCTGA
- a CDS encoding TetR/AcrR family transcriptional regulator codes for MGNREDLLAGAKRCLYEKGYARTTARDIAAAAGTSLAAIGYHYKSTEALLNLALYDAIGEMGEKMAAALAAAGDPEGPPLQRFEVIWRSIIDSFQADRQVYAATLEIFGQMDRMPDLRAAFADGIEETRGWWAKTLHDVDVRTDEKTGRALGSFYQALMSGVMIQWLIDPDHAPSAGDLVAALRLVGEESR; via the coding sequence ATGGGAAATCGCGAGGATCTGCTGGCCGGCGCGAAGCGTTGTCTCTACGAGAAGGGCTACGCGCGTACGACCGCACGCGACATCGCCGCCGCGGCGGGGACGAGCCTCGCCGCGATCGGCTATCACTACAAGTCCACCGAGGCGCTGCTCAACCTGGCGCTTTACGACGCGATCGGCGAGATGGGGGAGAAGATGGCCGCCGCGTTGGCCGCGGCCGGCGACCCCGAAGGTCCGCCGTTGCAGCGGTTCGAAGTGATCTGGCGGTCGATCATCGACTCGTTCCAGGCGGACCGGCAGGTGTACGCGGCGACGCTGGAGATCTTCGGCCAGATGGACCGGATGCCGGACCTGCGCGCGGCGTTCGCCGACGGCATCGAGGAAACCCGCGGCTGGTGGGCGAAGACCCTGCACGACGTGGACGTACGCACCGACGAGAAGACCGGGCGCGCGCTCGGCTCGTTCTACCAGGCGCTGATGAGCGGCGTGATGATCCAGTGGCTGATCGATCCCGACCACGCGCCGTCGGCCGGCGACCTGGTCGCGGCGTTGCGGCTGGTCGGCGAAGAAAGTCGTTGA
- a CDS encoding MFS transporter translates to MTADGVRLKEPRGRWILAATVLGSSLAMLDSTIVNVALPVIGDDLKASLDGLQWTVNAYTLTLAGLILLAGALGDRYGRRRVFLIGVVWFALASALCGAALNVEMLIAARALQGVGGALLTPGALAIIQASFTPDDRPRAVGAWSGLGGVAGAIGPFLGGWVIAAAGWRWAFLLNLPLAAVILLVTLRHVPESSDESLRDDGHRGFDTLGATLAAVALACITYALTEAPQGNLPLVVATGAAGIAAGVAFVFVERHRGAGRGPDPMLRLDIFRSAQFTAVNIVTFIVYGGMGIQFFLLMLHLQVVAKYSPIVAGTALLPVTVLMLLLSARAGALAQRIGPRLLMTAGTLVAATGMLLTLRINEHASYVLDVLPAMIVFGLGLSAVVAPLTATVLATADVRHAGVASGVNNAVARAASLFSVAAIPPLVGLTGDAYQSAATVNAGFDKAMLIAAALLLVGAVLTFFTVRDDALRPKVATPECTFNCGIGAPPLEPGTRTKSIQQA, encoded by the coding sequence GTGACTGCTGATGGTGTCCGGCTGAAAGAGCCGCGTGGCCGGTGGATCCTCGCCGCGACGGTGCTCGGCTCCAGCCTGGCGATGCTCGACTCGACGATCGTCAACGTCGCCCTGCCGGTGATCGGCGACGACCTCAAGGCCTCACTCGACGGCCTCCAGTGGACGGTCAACGCGTACACGCTGACCCTGGCCGGGCTGATCCTGCTGGCCGGTGCGCTCGGCGACCGGTACGGACGGCGGCGGGTCTTCCTGATCGGGGTGGTCTGGTTCGCCCTCGCGTCCGCACTGTGTGGCGCCGCGCTCAACGTCGAGATGCTGATCGCCGCACGCGCGCTGCAAGGCGTCGGCGGCGCGCTGCTCACACCAGGTGCGCTGGCCATCATCCAGGCCTCCTTCACGCCTGACGACCGCCCGCGCGCGGTCGGCGCGTGGTCCGGTCTCGGCGGCGTCGCCGGCGCGATCGGCCCCTTCCTCGGCGGCTGGGTGATCGCGGCGGCCGGCTGGCGGTGGGCCTTCCTGCTCAACCTGCCGCTGGCCGCGGTCATCCTGCTGGTGACGCTGCGGCACGTGCCCGAGTCGTCGGACGAGTCGCTGCGCGACGACGGTCACCGCGGCTTCGACACCCTCGGGGCCACGCTGGCCGCCGTGGCGCTGGCCTGCATCACGTACGCGCTCACCGAGGCGCCGCAGGGCAACCTGCCGCTCGTGGTGGCGACCGGCGCCGCCGGCATCGCGGCCGGCGTCGCGTTCGTGTTCGTCGAGCGGCACCGCGGCGCCGGCCGCGGGCCCGACCCGATGCTCCGGCTGGACATCTTCCGGTCGGCGCAGTTCACCGCGGTCAACATCGTCACGTTCATCGTGTACGGCGGGATGGGGATCCAGTTCTTCCTGCTGATGCTGCATCTGCAGGTGGTCGCGAAGTATTCGCCCATCGTCGCCGGCACGGCCCTGCTGCCGGTGACCGTACTCATGCTGCTGCTGTCGGCGCGGGCCGGCGCGCTCGCGCAACGCATCGGTCCGCGGCTGCTGATGACCGCCGGCACGCTGGTCGCCGCCACCGGCATGCTGCTGACCCTGCGGATCAACGAGCACGCGTCGTACGTCCTGGACGTGCTGCCGGCGATGATCGTCTTCGGCCTCGGCCTGTCCGCGGTCGTCGCGCCGCTGACCGCCACCGTGCTGGCCACCGCCGACGTGCGCCATGCCGGTGTGGCCAGCGGCGTCAACAACGCGGTGGCCCGCGCCGCCAGCCTGTTCTCGGTCGCCGCGATCCCACCGCTGGTCGGCCTGACCGGCGACGCGTACCAGTCGGCGGCCACCGTCAACGCCGGCTTCGACAAGGCGATGCTGATCGCGGCCGCGTTGCTGCTGGTCGGCGCGGTGCTGACGTTCTTCACCGTACGAGACGACGCGCTGCGCCCGAAGGTCGCGACCCCGGAGTGCACCTTCAACTGCGGCATCGGCGCCCCACCGCTGGAGCCCGGCACGCGTACAAAATCCATCCAGCAGGCGTAG
- a CDS encoding F0F1 ATP synthase subunit epsilon: MAELHVELVAVEEMIFSGEAEMVRARTLEGELGVLPGHIPLLGQLVDPGEVIIRTREGDRTFIVHGGFLSVDSDGVSILAETAEPAGQPAETPAATTN, translated from the coding sequence GTGGCCGAACTGCACGTGGAACTGGTCGCGGTGGAGGAGATGATCTTCTCCGGCGAGGCCGAGATGGTCCGCGCGCGGACCCTGGAGGGCGAGCTCGGAGTGTTGCCTGGACACATTCCGCTGCTCGGCCAGCTGGTCGACCCCGGTGAGGTGATCATCAGGACCCGCGAGGGCGACAGGACGTTCATCGTGCACGGTGGATTCCTGTCGGTCGACTCCGACGGTGTGTCGATCCTGGCCGAGACAGCCGAACCGGCCGGGCAGCCGGCCGAAACGCCAGCGGCAACGACCAACTAG
- a CDS encoding FAD-dependent monooxygenase, with translation MSRSVLISGASIAGPALAYWLNRHGFRVTVVERAAELRSGGYKIDLRGVTVEVAERMGIMDRVRELSTDMRDETFVDRDDRPLLTMPADFFAGRHGHDDEIMRGDLSQILYDLTKDDVDYIFDDSITELVDDADGVKVSFEKSPARRFDLVVGADGLHSNVRKLAFGPEPDFVHEMGYYAAICGTPNHLGLDRSERLYVEPGRTTNVYSTSRMAGAKALFLFSSEKLTYDHRDVATQKKIVADTFAGVGWRVPQLLESMWTAPDFYFDSLSQVRMDSWSRGRVVLLGDAGYCPSLASGQGTGLALVGAYVLAGELAAAGGDHVAGFAGYEREMRPYVEKNQKLGSQAVKQMVARSNAAIRMQLLMLRVMPKLPGSAAIMRKVMQPIHDAANGITLKDY, from the coding sequence ATGAGCCGCAGTGTTTTGATTTCCGGCGCGAGCATCGCCGGGCCGGCGCTGGCGTACTGGCTGAACCGCCACGGTTTTCGGGTGACCGTCGTGGAGCGCGCCGCCGAGCTGCGATCCGGCGGCTACAAGATCGACCTGCGCGGCGTCACCGTCGAGGTCGCCGAGCGGATGGGCATCATGGACCGGGTCCGCGAGCTGAGCACCGACATGCGCGACGAGACCTTCGTGGACCGCGACGACCGGCCGTTGCTCACCATGCCGGCCGACTTCTTCGCCGGTCGCCACGGCCACGACGACGAGATCATGCGCGGGGACCTGAGCCAGATCCTGTATGACCTCACCAAGGACGACGTCGACTACATCTTCGACGACTCGATCACCGAGCTGGTCGACGACGCCGACGGCGTGAAGGTCAGCTTCGAGAAGTCACCAGCGCGCCGCTTCGACCTGGTGGTCGGCGCCGACGGCCTGCACTCCAACGTGCGGAAGTTGGCCTTCGGTCCGGAGCCGGACTTCGTCCACGAGATGGGCTACTACGCCGCGATCTGCGGCACGCCGAACCACCTTGGCCTGGACCGCTCCGAGCGGCTGTATGTCGAGCCCGGTCGTACGACCAACGTCTACAGCACCAGCCGGATGGCCGGCGCCAAGGCGCTTTTCCTGTTCTCCTCGGAGAAACTCACATATGACCACCGGGATGTCGCCACTCAGAAGAAAATCGTGGCCGACACCTTCGCCGGCGTAGGTTGGCGCGTACCGCAGCTGCTCGAGTCGATGTGGACAGCGCCGGACTTCTACTTCGACAGCCTCAGCCAGGTGCGGATGGACTCCTGGTCCCGCGGCCGCGTCGTCCTGCTCGGCGACGCCGGCTACTGTCCCTCACTCGCCTCCGGCCAAGGCACCGGCCTCGCCCTGGTCGGCGCGTACGTCCTCGCCGGCGAACTCGCCGCCGCCGGCGGCGATCACGTCGCCGGCTTTGCTGGATACGAGCGCGAGATGCGGCCGTATGTGGAGAAGAACCAGAAGCTTGGGTCGCAGGCCGTCAAGCAGATGGTGGCGCGGTCGAACGCGGCCATCCGGATGCAGCTGCTGATGCTCAGGGTGATGCCGAAGCTGCCGGGGAGTGCGGCGATCATGCGGAAAGTTATGCAGCCGATCCATGACGCGGCGAACGGGATCACGTTGAAGGATTACTGA
- the murA gene encoding UDP-N-acetylglucosamine 1-carboxyvinyltransferase gives MEIIRVRGGARLSGEVNVAGAKNSVLKLMAAALLAEGRTVIENVPRILDVTIMAELLRRLGCEVDWTDDELTIDVPAEPGTEADYDLVRRLRASICVLGPLITRRGRVKVAYPGGDAIGSRGLDMHIDGLERMGAKVSSEHGFVIAEADRLHGASIWLDFPSVGATENLVSAAVLANGTTVIDNAAREPEIVDICQMLTEMGARIEGAGESTVVVEGVPELKPVRHRTVGDRMVAGTWAVAATMTRGDVLIRGADHRHLDIALDKISTAGAEVRPEQDGFRVRMNRRPRAVDVVTLPYPGFPTDLMPMAIALAAISDGASMVTENVFDARFMFVNEMARLGADVRTDGHHAVVRGREQLSGAPVTAHDIRAGAGLILAGLCADGVTEVSEIKHVDRGYPAMVPQLQSLGADIERVTVPDDELALEF, from the coding sequence GTGGAAATCATCAGGGTCCGAGGCGGCGCTCGACTGTCCGGCGAGGTGAATGTCGCCGGCGCGAAGAACAGCGTCCTGAAGCTGATGGCGGCCGCGCTGCTGGCCGAAGGCCGTACGGTCATCGAGAACGTCCCGCGCATCCTGGACGTGACGATCATGGCCGAGCTGCTGCGCCGGCTCGGCTGCGAGGTCGACTGGACCGATGACGAGCTGACCATCGACGTGCCGGCCGAGCCCGGCACCGAGGCCGACTATGACCTGGTGCGCCGGCTGCGCGCGTCGATCTGCGTGCTCGGCCCGCTGATCACCCGGCGCGGCCGGGTCAAGGTGGCCTATCCGGGCGGTGACGCGATCGGCTCGCGTGGCCTGGACATGCACATCGACGGCCTGGAGCGGATGGGGGCCAAGGTCTCCAGCGAGCACGGCTTCGTGATCGCCGAGGCCGACCGGCTGCACGGCGCCTCGATCTGGCTCGACTTCCCGAGCGTCGGCGCGACCGAAAACCTGGTCAGCGCCGCGGTGCTGGCCAACGGCACGACGGTGATCGACAACGCGGCGCGCGAGCCGGAGATCGTCGACATCTGCCAGATGCTGACCGAGATGGGCGCCAGGATCGAGGGCGCTGGCGAGTCGACCGTGGTGGTCGAAGGCGTGCCCGAGCTCAAACCGGTGCGCCACCGCACCGTCGGCGACCGGATGGTGGCCGGCACCTGGGCCGTCGCCGCCACGATGACCCGCGGCGACGTGCTGATCCGCGGCGCCGATCACCGGCACCTGGACATCGCGCTGGACAAGATCTCCACCGCCGGCGCCGAGGTGCGGCCGGAGCAGGACGGCTTCCGGGTACGGATGAACCGCCGGCCGCGTGCCGTCGACGTCGTCACGTTGCCCTATCCCGGCTTCCCGACCGACCTGATGCCGATGGCGATCGCGCTGGCGGCGATCAGCGACGGCGCCTCGATGGTCACCGAAAACGTCTTCGACGCGCGCTTCATGTTCGTCAACGAGATGGCGCGGCTCGGCGCGGACGTACGCACAGACGGCCACCACGCGGTCGTACGCGGCCGCGAGCAGCTCTCCGGTGCCCCGGTGACCGCCCACGACATCCGCGCCGGTGCCGGCCTGATCCTGGCCGGCCTGTGCGCCGACGGCGTGACCGAGGTGTCGGAGATCAAGCACGTCGACCGCGGCTATCCGGCGATGGTGCCGCAGCTGCAGAGCCTGGGCGCCGACATCGAGCGGGTCACCGTGCCGGACGACGAGCTCGCGCTGGAATTCTGA
- a CDS encoding STAS domain-containing protein — translation MAKRDSNDDDRGIRVDGTATLATIPRQRYDGGLTVVCIDGRLDASTATDIRERLHAAVGVGSGTLVVDLSDVQLVDATGLGVLAGTQRLAARSGRTMTLRGTPPRVARLLRIIGFDRVLRSESVRTAA, via the coding sequence ATGGCGAAGCGGGACTCGAACGATGACGATCGGGGGATCAGGGTGGACGGGACGGCAACCTTGGCGACCATTCCCCGTCAGCGCTACGACGGTGGACTCACCGTCGTGTGCATAGACGGCCGTCTGGACGCGTCGACGGCCACGGACATACGAGAACGGCTGCACGCCGCGGTCGGAGTCGGCAGCGGCACCCTGGTGGTCGATCTGAGCGACGTACAGCTGGTGGACGCCACCGGCCTCGGGGTGCTGGCCGGCACCCAGCGGCTGGCGGCCCGCAGCGGCCGGACCATGACCCTGCGCGGCACGCCGCCGCGGGTGGCGCGGCTGCTCCGGATCATCGGCTTCGACCGGGTGCTCCGGTCGGAGTCGGTGCGCACGGCAGCCTGA
- a CDS encoding SDR family NAD(P)-dependent oxidoreductase, producing the protein MTDSLQDKAVVVTGAGSGIGRATARAFASAGAQVLAVGRTKERLVETAGDDPRITPYAADITEEPDAVVDAAVGAYGHIDIIVNNAAIIGGGALGEHDRVQVERIFQTNLFAPVFLTQAALPHLSDGGTIVNLSTAIMHGLRAWPGASIYGASKVALEFLTRTWAVELAPRRVRVVGIAPGIIATPVLVNNGVPAEQRAAMRAAAEEFTPLGRIGQPEEIAWWILNACRDEASFATGFVLAVDGGVAVSKGP; encoded by the coding sequence ATGACGGATTCCCTGCAGGACAAGGCCGTGGTCGTCACCGGCGCCGGATCGGGCATCGGCAGAGCCACCGCACGCGCCTTCGCCAGCGCCGGAGCGCAGGTGCTGGCCGTTGGTCGTACGAAGGAACGGCTGGTCGAGACGGCCGGCGACGATCCGCGGATCACGCCGTACGCGGCCGACATCACCGAGGAGCCGGACGCGGTCGTCGATGCCGCGGTCGGCGCGTACGGCCACATCGACATCATCGTGAACAACGCGGCCATCATCGGTGGCGGCGCGCTGGGCGAGCACGACCGTGTGCAGGTTGAGCGGATCTTCCAGACCAACCTGTTCGCGCCGGTCTTCCTCACCCAGGCCGCGCTGCCGCACCTGTCCGACGGCGGCACGATCGTCAACCTGAGTACGGCGATCATGCACGGCCTGCGCGCGTGGCCGGGCGCGTCGATCTACGGCGCGTCCAAGGTGGCGCTGGAGTTTCTCACCCGTACGTGGGCCGTCGAGCTGGCGCCGCGGCGCGTCCGCGTCGTCGGCATCGCGCCAGGCATCATCGCGACTCCGGTGCTGGTCAACAATGGCGTGCCGGCCGAGCAACGAGCCGCGATGCGCGCCGCCGCCGAGGAGTTCACGCCGCTCGGCCGCATCGGTCAGCCGGAGGAGATCGCCTGGTGGATCCTCAACGCGTGCCGCGACGAGGCCAGCTTCGCGACCGGTTTCGTACTGGCTGTCGACGGTGGCGTCGCGGTGAGTAAGGGTCCCTAG
- the add gene encoding adenosine deaminase has product MRDLRTLPKAHLHIHLESTVRPATLADFGVRTPDPRQRFRDFRDFADFNTRIRESLRTPADFRRIAVEFCADQAADGVRYAEVTFTAASHGERLGDLDMPLAAVLDGLDEGQEACGVECQVILDHSRRRSVERAWRTLELAKRHAERGVVAIGMAGDEAYSLAPFKEIFAAAADTGLHVVHHAGEAGGADSIREALVVGRAERLGHGFRVLEDDELVEDVRERGIALEVCPSSNVGLSLVPSYAEHPLPRLLDADLAVTLNTDIPNVIGDVTLTDEYSRVKDTFGYQDDVLADIACAGVEASFAPEATRKGLYVEIETWLNR; this is encoded by the coding sequence ATGCGCGACCTGCGAACGCTGCCGAAGGCTCATCTGCACATCCATCTGGAGAGCACGGTCCGGCCGGCGACGCTCGCGGACTTCGGCGTACGCACACCGGATCCGCGGCAGCGGTTCAGGGATTTCCGGGACTTCGCCGACTTCAACACGCGGATCCGCGAGTCACTGCGGACGCCGGCCGACTTTCGGCGTATCGCGGTGGAGTTCTGCGCGGACCAGGCGGCGGACGGTGTGCGTTATGCGGAGGTGACGTTCACGGCCGCCTCGCATGGCGAGCGGCTGGGCGACCTCGACATGCCGCTGGCGGCGGTGCTGGACGGCCTGGACGAGGGCCAGGAGGCGTGCGGCGTCGAATGCCAGGTGATCCTCGACCACTCGCGCCGGCGGTCAGTGGAGCGCGCGTGGCGGACGCTGGAACTCGCGAAGCGTCACGCCGAGCGGGGCGTGGTCGCGATCGGCATGGCCGGTGACGAGGCGTATTCGTTGGCTCCGTTCAAGGAGATTTTCGCGGCGGCGGCCGACACCGGTCTGCATGTCGTGCACCACGCCGGCGAGGCAGGCGGTGCCGACAGCATCCGCGAGGCGCTCGTCGTCGGCCGCGCCGAGCGGCTCGGCCACGGCTTTCGCGTCCTGGAGGACGACGAGCTCGTCGAGGACGTACGCGAGCGGGGCATCGCGCTCGAGGTCTGTCCGTCGTCCAACGTCGGCCTCAGCCTGGTGCCGTCGTACGCCGAACATCCGTTACCGCGGCTCCTCGACGCCGATCTCGCCGTGACGCTCAACACCGACATCCCGAACGTCATCGGCGACGTCACGCTGACCGACGAATATTCGCGGGTAAAAGACACGTTCGGTTATCAGGACGACGTGCTCGCGGACATCGCGTGCGCCGGTGTCGAAGCGTCGTTCGCGCCGGAAGCGACCAGGAAGGGCCTTTATGTCGAGATTGAAACCTGGCTGAACCGGTAA